GTTCCGTTTGATCTTATGAGTACTTTTTGTTTTACTTCGGTATCTGCTTTTTCACCTGAGTCTGTGGGCAGATCAATGCATATTGCTCCATCTTCTCGTTTGTAGCAAAATCCTTTTTCAAGCCCTTCTAAAACCATATTTTTCCCAATTTCAAAAATTTCACTTTCAAGGTAAATTTTGTCAAATGAGGTGTTTGTAATTTTGTATGTTTCTTTTATCCCCTCAATTGCCCATTTATTTAGCTTTTTCCAAAGTTCAATTGTGTTTGCATCTTTTTGTTCCCACTTTAAAAGTAGATCTTGTATTTCTTTTTCAGCGTTTTCATTTTCTTGCGAGTATTTATTGTATTTAACATAAAAATCGCCAATTAAATGGTCTCCTTTTTTAAAAACTTTTTCAGGAGTAATGCCATCTCCAAATTTTTTGTATGCAAGCATTGACTTACAGATATGAACTCCTCGGTCGTTTATTAAGTTTATTTTTGTAATGTTTGCACCTACAGCTTTTAATATTCTTGAGAGACTTTCTCCTATTACGTCATTTCTAAGGTGCCCCACATGCAGTGGTTTGTTTGTATTTGGCGATGAAAATTCTAATATTATTTTTTTATTTTCTAGATATTTACTTGTTCCATAAGCATTTTTTTGCTCATTTATCATTTCTATTGTATTCTTTATATATTCTTTTCTAGGAATTTTAATGTTTAAGTAAGGCCCCATAGCTTTAATTTCGTATTTAGCTTTAAGAGCTTTTATTATTTCTTCAGAAATAGTTTCAATAGGAAGTTTTAAAGTTTTGCTAAGTTCAAATATTAATATGGAAACATCTCCCAGATCGCTTTTGGGCGGTTTTTGAATATTTATGTTGATTTTGTCTAGTTTTATGTTTTTTGACAATGCTAGATTCGCAACTATAATACTAATTTCGTCTTTAATTTTTTTTTTAATATTTTTATTCATTTTTGTCCTCTTTAACACTTTTATTCATTTTTTCTTTAACTCTTTTAGTTATTTTTTCTCTTTAACATTTTTTATTATATTTATTAATAGCAAAACTAAAGATGCTACAATAAAAATGTTTGAGCTGTGGGCCGACATTTTTACATTTATAAGCTCTTTTATTATAGGAATCTCTTTGTTAAAAAGTTTTAAATTTCCTGTGTTTAGTATTTCTCTAATAAGTGAAATTGTTGAGCTTAGAACAATAAAAATTAAAAGTGGGGCTTTAGAGTATTTAATTATCATTAATGGATTTTTCAGGATTTTAAAAGGCTCGTTTTTATGAAATGATATTATTATGGCTATTAAAATGGGTATTGAAAATTTAAATTCTTTGTATAATGTTGGTGTTAAATAAAACATAAATAAGTAAGTTAGACCAGTAAAAATTCCTATTATTAGTAAATATATTTCCAATATATGGCTTTTATGTTTTTTTAGTTCTATTTGATTGATTATTAAGGCTGGAAGTATAATGCACAGTGAAATCCAAATAGATACAATGCTAGCATCTAAAAAGTTTTTTGTATAAGCAAAAATAGGAAATAGCATTAAATGACTTTTAAGATATTTTTCAGTGTTATAAAATGTCTTTTTTTGCATATTAATCCTTTTTGGCCTATTTTATTTTGTTTTAAATTGATTTATACTTTCGCTAATTCCAGAAATATGGCTTGAGTTTGTAGTTCCTAAAACCTTAATGCGCTCAATTGCTTCTACTAGTTTATTAATTTCTTCTTTTAAGCCTTTCATTGAATTTGAGACTGTAATATTAATTTCTCCTAAGAGCTTAACAGTGCTAATGATTTCTTTGTTTCCCCTAAACATATCATTTGAGCCAATTTTTACTTCATATGTTATTTCCCGCATTGTATTTAAAGCTTTTAAAATTTCTTGGCTACCTATTGATTGCTCTTGCATTGTGTGATTTATTTCTTCTATTACTTGAACAACCAGATTGATTGAGTCAAATATCTGGTTGAAGGCCTTATTTGTTAATTCAGAAGTGTTCACAGTTTTGGTTATTGAATCCATTATTTCGTTAATTGATGAGGCAACAGATTCTGATTGTGATGTTACTTGTTCTGCGAGGTCTTTTATTTCTTCTGCAACAATGGCAAATCCTTTTCCGGCTTCACCAGCATGAGATGCTTCAATTGCAGCGTTCATTGAGAGCAGGTTAGTTTGGCTAGCTATAGATGAAATTAAAGAGTTTGCTTCTTGTAATCTTGTTGAGTTTTTGAAAATTTCTTTGATTTGAGTAATAACTTCTTCTTGTTTTTTTCGCCCATCATCAGAGAATCTTTTTAATTCTTCGGTGCTTTTTGCAGCTTTTTGAGTTATTTCTGTTATTGATTGTATTCCCCCTATCATTTCTTCGATAGCTGATGAGGATTGTTCAACACTTGCAGCTTGAGTTTCAATTGAGTTGTCAAGAGATGAAATATTTTTTGAAAGACTTTCAATTACATTTGTTGTATTAGAAATGAATTCTACCTGTTTTTCTACTTCTTCTTGGGTTTTTTCTATGTATTGATTTGAATTTTTTATAGTATTGTGTGTTTTATTTATTTCACTAAATAAATGATCTCCATTTTCTTTTAATAGCTTTACTCGTTCTTGTAGTGAATTAATTACATTTTTTAGATTTTCAATAAAATGACCAAAAAGATTTATGGTAGAGCTTATTGAATCTTTGCCTTTTGATTCAACTTTAAATGTTAGGTCGCCGTTTTTAACTTTTGGAATGACAACATTGAGTTTGTCTATTTTTGATATTATTAAAGTTTTTATGGTTGATATCATTATTAATATAAAAATTATTACCAAAATAAATATAATCGAGAGTGAAACTAATCTCATATTTTTAAATTCTTTTGAAAATATATTATTATAATCTATTTTTATTCCCAAGTACCAATGGGATGTTGTGATCCTTGCTAAGGAGATTATTTCATTTGAATTGCTTGTATTGTAATTTGCTTTTCCTTGAGACAGTGCGTTTAATATTTGCGTTAATGTTTTTGGGTTAAAGCCAAATATGTGCTTTATGTTCTTTAGAATTTCATCTTTTCCTCCAAATGCATCACCACTGCTGTTTATTATGTATACATTAAAGTATTTTGATGAGTTTTGACTGCTTGCATTTTGTTCTAGCAACGAGTTTTCTAAAAGAAGTAAAAGATATTCTTTTAGCTCAGCAATTTTTTCTGAAATGTCAGCATATAAAATAATATACCCAACATTAGATTTTTTTGAATCTGTTATTTTATATGCTATTGGAATATAAAAATTGTTA
The nucleotide sequence above comes from Borrelia maritima. Encoded proteins:
- the argS gene encoding arginine--tRNA ligase, with protein sequence MNKNIKKKIKDEISIIVANLALSKNIKLDKININIQKPPKSDLGDVSILIFELSKTLKLPIETISEEIIKALKAKYEIKAMGPYLNIKIPRKEYIKNTIEMINEQKNAYGTSKYLENKKIILEFSSPNTNKPLHVGHLRNDVIGESLSRILKAVGANITKINLINDRGVHICKSMLAYKKFGDGITPEKVFKKGDHLIGDFYVKYNKYSQENENAEKEIQDLLLKWEQKDANTIELWKKLNKWAIEGIKETYKITNTSFDKIYLESEIFEIGKNMVLEGLEKGFCYKREDGAICIDLPTDSGEKADTEVKQKVLIRSNGTSIYLTQDLGNIAVRTKEFNFEEMIYVVGSEQIQHFKSLFFVAEKLGLSKNKKLIHLSHGMVNLIDGKMKSREGNVIDADHLISDLIESIIPEVEQKIENKENAKKNALNIALGAIHYYLLKSAIHKDIVFNKKESLSFTGNSGPYIQYVGARINSILAKHSALSIPITEKINFELLEHEKEWKIIKIISELEETIIKAAKDLNPSILTSYSYSLAKHFSAYYQEVKVIDINNIDLTAARIEFLKAILQTIKNCMCILNIPYMLKM
- a CDS encoding methyl-accepting chemotaxis protein, with the protein product MKKKKLNSSLFYKFNFIILAYTIIIIATTFLLLDQGYKKIITKELQDFTKFINQAMIKSFSDESREIIKALSILTARYDYQSAILNNKSEEHLVSDKILITLPSFIKIIEYTNKDGYIIASSEKKRTGQYISLKELLLGKALTTFQISILHNSLAKINNNFYIPIAYKITDSKKSNVGYIILYADISEKIAELKEYLLLLLENSLLEQNASSQNSSKYFNVYIINSSGDAFGGKDEILKNIKHIFGFNPKTLTQILNALSQGKANYNTSNSNEIISLARITTSHWYLGIKIDYNNIFSKEFKNMRLVSLSIIFILVIIFILIMISTIKTLIISKIDKLNVVIPKVKNGDLTFKVESKGKDSISSTINLFGHFIENLKNVINSLQERVKLLKENGDHLFSEINKTHNTIKNSNQYIEKTQEEVEKQVEFISNTTNVIESLSKNISSLDNSIETQAASVEQSSSAIEEMIGGIQSITEITQKAAKSTEELKRFSDDGRKKQEEVITQIKEIFKNSTRLQEANSLISSIASQTNLLSMNAAIEASHAGEAGKGFAIVAEEIKDLAEQVTSQSESVASSINEIMDSITKTVNTSELTNKAFNQIFDSINLVVQVIEEINHTMQEQSIGSQEILKALNTMREITYEVKIGSNDMFRGNKEIISTVKLLGEINITVSNSMKGLKEEINKLVEAIERIKVLGTTNSSHISGISESINQFKTK